From one Bacteroides fragilis NCTC 9343 genomic stretch:
- a CDS encoding HmuY family protein, giving the protein MRKAILFCLAITLLGTMLISFSACNGILSSLYDEPETAKDFGFITIDHANHSGTVRVDATQYTKWNYINLHTLQIDSAKVTAEGADDPDTWDLAIHRYDVKTNGGEVLETDYQSLSALKNAGSMPQGIFVADEWTTNKIAVDVSHMMEDNGYLIYAPSDFNPELSKWLNVDTSEMPPIYTPSNKVYLLRMKDDTMAAIRLVSYMNAAGIKGYMTFDYIYPYEP; this is encoded by the coding sequence ATGAGAAAGGCGATTTTGTTTTGTTTAGCCATTACTCTGCTGGGAACGATGCTTATATCGTTCTCAGCTTGTAATGGGATATTGAGCAGCCTATATGATGAACCGGAAACCGCAAAGGATTTCGGCTTCATTACGATAGATCATGCCAATCATAGCGGTACGGTACGGGTGGATGCTACCCAATATACAAAATGGAACTACATCAATCTGCACACCCTGCAGATTGACTCGGCCAAAGTTACCGCAGAAGGTGCGGATGATCCGGACACATGGGACCTTGCCATTCATCGATACGATGTAAAGACTAATGGCGGTGAGGTGCTTGAAACCGATTATCAAAGCCTGAGTGCACTGAAAAACGCAGGCAGCATGCCTCAAGGTATCTTTGTCGCCGACGAATGGACCACAAATAAAATAGCTGTCGACGTTTCACACATGATGGAGGATAACGGTTATCTGATTTATGCTCCGTCTGACTTCAATCCGGAACTTTCAAAATGGCTCAACGTCGATACCAGTGAAATGCCTCCCATTTACACTCCGTCCAACAAAGTCTATCTGCTCAGGATGAAAGACGACACAATGGCTGCCATCCGCCTGGTGAGTTACATGAATGCTGCGGGCATAAAGGGATACATGACTTTTGACTACATCTACCCATACGAACCATAA
- a CDS encoding TonB-dependent receptor, translated as MQRLLKSAYCFFAALLLTTAAAAQHKISGRVIDTTQEPLVGATITLKEKPSVGTTTDTEGRYTLTLPDQKEYTVQVSFVGYVTATKKTTAARQGRLDFILKEDQMNLSTVVITGTRTPKLLKDAPIITRVITAGDLKKVDATHIGQLLQVELPGIEFSYSMDQQVKLNMQGFGGNAVLFLVDGERLAGETLDNIDYNRLNLDNVERVEIVKGAASTLYGSSAIGGVINIITKASDDPWNLNLNTRFGVHNDQRHGGTVGFNAGKFYSQTNVQYTNIDSIHVKQGDYTTINGNKTWNVKERLMFTPNEQLRLTARAGYYFRERDASSETKNRYRGFSGGLKGNYDFNTKSNLELAYTFDQYDKSDYLVSYKNDIRDYSNVQHSVRALYNYTFNDKNTLTVGGDYLRDYLMSYQFKENADYTMHSADAFGQFDWNPTEHFNVIAGLRFDYFSESNVRHFSPHLGLMYKIGNCSLRGSYAQGFRSPTLKEMHMNFYMANTMMIYGNPDLEPETSHNFSLSGEYTKNRYNFTLTGYYNLVHDRIEYTSFRDTDGMIAQKYINTPRVDIAGIDANASAKYPCGIGARISYTYIHEFMRDGQTKLSSTRPHSATVRLEYGKTWDHYDFNLSLDGRALSQVKTNQYTSNDPNAGTEKVTYPGYTMWNLTLTQRVWKGINVNMAVNNLFNYRPDYYYANSPYTTGTNFSVGLSLDIDQMFRK; from the coding sequence ATGCAAAGACTACTAAAATCGGCATATTGCTTCTTCGCAGCCCTCTTGTTGACGACAGCAGCTGCCGCACAACATAAAATATCCGGCAGGGTGATCGATACCACCCAGGAACCTCTGGTGGGTGCCACCATCACCCTGAAAGAAAAACCGTCTGTCGGCACCACCACCGATACGGAAGGACGCTACACCCTGACACTGCCGGACCAGAAAGAATATACCGTACAGGTCTCTTTTGTGGGATATGTGACCGCTACAAAAAAAACAACAGCTGCCCGTCAAGGTCGTCTCGATTTCATTCTGAAAGAAGATCAGATGAATCTGAGTACCGTAGTTATCACCGGAACACGTACTCCGAAACTACTGAAAGACGCTCCGATCATCACCCGGGTAATCACAGCCGGCGATCTGAAGAAAGTGGACGCAACCCATATCGGACAATTGCTTCAGGTAGAGCTACCGGGTATCGAGTTCTCTTATTCAATGGATCAGCAGGTAAAGCTCAACATGCAGGGATTTGGCGGTAATGCCGTCCTCTTTCTGGTAGATGGCGAACGTCTGGCCGGAGAAACACTGGATAACATAGACTACAACCGCCTCAACCTGGACAATGTAGAACGAGTGGAAATAGTGAAAGGCGCGGCCTCTACGCTGTATGGTTCAAGTGCCATCGGGGGGGTAATCAATATCATTACCAAAGCTTCGGACGATCCGTGGAATCTGAACCTCAATACTCGTTTCGGAGTACATAATGATCAGCGGCATGGGGGTACGGTAGGATTCAATGCCGGCAAGTTCTACAGCCAGACCAACGTACAATATACCAACATAGACTCCATTCACGTAAAACAGGGGGATTATACGACCATCAACGGCAATAAAACCTGGAACGTGAAGGAACGCCTGATGTTCACCCCGAACGAGCAATTGCGACTGACGGCACGTGCTGGCTATTATTTCCGTGAACGGGATGCCTCCTCGGAAACCAAGAACCGTTATCGCGGATTCAGTGGCGGGCTGAAAGGAAACTACGACTTCAACACGAAAAGTAACCTGGAACTGGCCTACACATTCGACCAGTACGACAAAAGTGACTATCTGGTATCATATAAGAATGATATCCGCGACTATAGTAATGTGCAACACAGTGTACGCGCGCTTTACAATTATACGTTCAACGATAAGAACACGCTCACCGTCGGAGGAGACTATCTACGAGATTATCTGATGTCGTATCAGTTCAAAGAAAACGCCGATTATACCATGCATTCCGCCGATGCTTTCGGACAGTTCGACTGGAATCCCACGGAACACTTCAACGTGATTGCCGGATTGAGGTTCGACTACTTCTCCGAATCGAACGTGCGCCATTTCTCACCGCATCTGGGATTGATGTACAAGATAGGAAACTGCTCGCTGAGGGGCTCTTATGCGCAGGGGTTCCGTTCGCCCACCTTGAAAGAGATGCACATGAACTTCTATATGGCAAACACCATGATGATTTATGGTAACCCGGATCTGGAGCCGGAAACCAGTCACAACTTCTCGCTCTCCGGAGAATATACCAAAAACCGTTATAATTTTACGCTGACAGGATATTATAACCTGGTGCACGACCGCATCGAGTATACCTCTTTCAGAGATACCGACGGAATGATCGCACAAAAATATATCAATACCCCACGGGTAGACATTGCCGGAATCGATGCCAATGCCTCTGCCAAATATCCTTGCGGTATAGGTGCACGTATCTCGTATACGTACATCCACGAGTTCATGCGTGACGGACAGACCAAACTCAGCTCTACCCGCCCCCATTCGGCTACGGTACGGTTGGAGTATGGCAAGACATGGGATCATTATGACTTCAATCTGTCACTCGACGGACGGGCCTTGTCACAGGTGAAAACCAATCAATATACTTCCAATGATCCGAATGCGGGAACGGAAAAGGTAACTTATCCGGGATATACCATGTGGAACCTGACGCTCACACAAAGAGTATGGAAAGGGATCAATGTGAATATGGCCGTCAATAACCTGTTCAACTACCGACCTGACTATTATTATGCCAATTCACCCTATACGACGGGAACCAACTTCTCCGTAGGGCTGTCGCTGGACATTGACCAAATGTTCAGAAAATAG
- a CDS encoding cobaltochelatase subunit CobN, which produces MKKKQIITTCCVAAAILVGVFVWQAYFSATKIAFVNFQTINLGNISKANDNSFVKLREVSTDHLDELTGYDMVFVNGMGLRIVEEQRQQIQRAADKGIPVYTSMATNPANNICNLDSVQMSQIRQYLTNAGKVNYRNLLSYVRKEIDGKLISAPVPEAPVEKPTDILYHAGVKNPDDEMEFLNVTDYEKFLRENGLYHEGARKVVITGQMADATGLILALEKAGHNVYPISSFTRFMEFVREIRPDAVINMAHGRMGDDMVEYLKERNIPLFAPLTVNSLVEEWENDPMGMSGGFLSQSVVTPEIDGAIRPFALFAQYKDDEGLQHSFAVPERLETFVNTVNNYLTLKTKPNSEKHIAIVYYKGPGQNALTASGMEVGPSLYNLLLRMKKEGYRIENLPESAKELEKMIQAQGAVFGMYAEGAFDEFMKTGNPELVTKEQYESWVKASLRPGKYAEVVAANGEFPGQYMTTPDGRLGIARLQFGNVVLMPQMAAGSGDNAFQVVHGTNAAPPHTYIASYLWLQHGFKADAMIHFGTHGSLEFTPRKQVALCSDDWPDRLVGALPHLYIYSIGNVGEGMIAKRRSYATLQSYLTPPFLESSVRGIYRDLMEKIKIYNNTTGAKEKQSLAVKALTVKLGIHRELGLDSLPTRPYSEDEVARVENFAEELATEKITGQLYTMGVPYEPERITSSVLAMTTEPIAYSLLALDKQRGKATADVEKHRSLFTQRYLNPARALVEKLIANPALATDELICRTANVNPEELAKAREIETSRNAPKGMMAMMMAAAAKNKAGDKTGKTADKIPEAMKKKMKEMGAHMDSSKAMEMAKKMGADPEALKKMEAKMNASKGDKPEADKTKGMSDMMAAMGKKTAQKEYSKEEINFALALTEVERTIRNVGNYQTELTASPEKELASLLNALNGGYTAPSPGGDPIANPNTLPTGRNMYAINAEATPSESAWEKGVALAKQTIETYQRRHNDSIPRKVSYTLWSGEFIETGGATIAQVLYMLGVEPVRDAFGRVSDLKLIPSAELGRPRIDVVVQTSGQLRDIAASRLFLINRAVEMAAAAKDDKYENLVAASVVEAEKTLTEKGVSPKDAREMAAFRVFGGANGMYGTGIQEMVESGDRWEDESEIAATYLNNMGAYYGSEKNWEAFRKYAFEAALTRTDVVVQPRQSNTWGALSLDHVYEFMGGMNLAVRNVTGKDPDAYLSDYRNRNHMRMQEVKEAVGVESRTTILNPAYIKEKMKGGSSSAAEFAETVTNTYGWNVMKPTAIDKELWDNIYNVYVKDEYNLNVKEFFETQSPAALEEMTAIMLESARKGLWKASAEQVAELAKLHTETVNKYRPSCSGFVCDNAKLREYIASKSDAPAAAQYKENISKIREAKVSGDAKGMVMKKEEINRTPEEQKTTLSNIAVGAAVVVVILALVLFVRKRRKTSE; this is translated from the coding sequence ATGAAAAAGAAACAAATCATCACCACTTGTTGTGTGGCTGCGGCAATACTCGTCGGGGTATTCGTCTGGCAAGCCTACTTCAGTGCCACGAAGATTGCCTTTGTCAATTTCCAGACCATCAACCTGGGAAATATTTCGAAGGCGAACGACAATTCATTTGTCAAACTAAGGGAGGTCTCTACCGATCACCTGGACGAACTGACGGGCTATGATATGGTGTTCGTCAACGGTATGGGATTGCGCATCGTCGAAGAACAACGCCAACAGATACAACGGGCGGCCGACAAAGGTATACCGGTGTACACCTCCATGGCTACCAATCCCGCAAACAATATCTGCAATCTCGATTCGGTACAGATGAGTCAAATACGTCAATACCTGACTAATGCAGGAAAAGTAAATTACCGGAATCTGCTTTCGTATGTCCGCAAAGAGATTGATGGTAAGCTGATCTCCGCCCCCGTACCGGAAGCACCGGTAGAAAAGCCGACCGACATTCTTTACCATGCCGGAGTGAAGAACCCGGATGATGAAATGGAATTTCTCAACGTAACCGATTATGAAAAGTTCCTTCGTGAAAACGGACTCTATCATGAAGGTGCCCGCAAGGTTGTGATCACCGGGCAGATGGCGGATGCCACAGGACTAATCCTGGCACTCGAAAAAGCCGGACACAATGTATATCCGATCTCTTCTTTCACCCGTTTCATGGAGTTCGTCCGTGAAATACGACCGGACGCTGTTATCAATATGGCACACGGACGCATGGGCGACGATATGGTGGAATATCTGAAAGAACGCAATATCCCTCTCTTTGCACCACTCACAGTCAACAGCCTGGTAGAAGAGTGGGAAAACGATCCGATGGGTATGTCGGGAGGATTTCTTTCGCAAAGCGTAGTGACACCGGAAATTGACGGTGCCATCCGTCCGTTCGCCCTCTTTGCCCAATACAAGGACGATGAAGGACTGCAACACTCTTTCGCCGTTCCGGAACGGTTGGAGACATTTGTCAACACAGTGAACAATTATCTCACCTTGAAAACAAAACCCAACAGCGAAAAGCATATAGCCATCGTCTACTACAAAGGCCCCGGACAAAATGCCCTCACAGCAAGCGGAATGGAAGTAGGCCCGTCACTCTACAACCTGCTGCTGAGAATGAAGAAAGAAGGCTACCGGATAGAAAACCTTCCTGAGAGCGCCAAAGAGCTGGAAAAGATGATCCAGGCACAGGGAGCCGTATTCGGAATGTATGCAGAAGGCGCATTTGATGAATTTATGAAAACAGGGAATCCCGAACTGGTGACTAAAGAACAATACGAGAGCTGGGTAAAAGCATCGCTACGCCCCGGAAAATATGCTGAAGTGGTAGCCGCCAACGGTGAATTCCCCGGCCAATACATGACTACGCCGGACGGACGCCTGGGCATCGCACGATTGCAGTTTGGCAATGTGGTACTGATGCCGCAGATGGCAGCCGGTAGCGGAGACAACGCCTTTCAAGTGGTGCATGGAACCAACGCCGCACCTCCCCACACTTATATCGCTTCGTATCTTTGGTTGCAGCATGGTTTTAAGGCAGACGCAATGATCCACTTCGGTACGCACGGAAGCCTTGAGTTCACTCCACGAAAACAGGTAGCGTTGTGTAGCGATGACTGGCCCGACCGCCTTGTAGGAGCTCTTCCACACCTTTATATATATTCTATCGGCAACGTGGGGGAAGGCATGATAGCCAAACGACGTTCGTATGCTACCTTGCAATCTTACCTTACACCTCCTTTCCTCGAAAGCAGTGTACGGGGCATCTACCGTGACCTGATGGAGAAAATCAAGATTTACAATAACACCACAGGAGCGAAAGAAAAGCAGTCGCTTGCCGTAAAAGCACTCACCGTGAAACTGGGCATCCATCGTGAACTGGGGCTGGACAGCTTGCCGACCCGCCCATACAGCGAGGACGAAGTGGCACGTGTAGAGAACTTCGCTGAAGAACTGGCCACGGAAAAAATCACCGGGCAGCTTTATACCATGGGGGTTCCCTATGAACCGGAGCGTATCACCTCTTCCGTACTTGCCATGACAACCGAACCGATCGCTTACAGCCTCTTGGCACTCGACAAACAACGTGGCAAAGCAACAGCCGATGTAGAAAAGCATCGCTCTCTCTTCACCCAACGCTATCTGAATCCGGCCCGTGCCTTAGTAGAGAAACTGATAGCCAACCCTGCTTTGGCAACAGACGAACTGATCTGCCGCACTGCCAATGTCAATCCCGAAGAACTGGCAAAAGCACGAGAAATAGAGACCTCACGCAATGCTCCGAAAGGAATGATGGCGATGATGATGGCTGCCGCCGCCAAAAACAAGGCCGGGGACAAAACCGGCAAAACAGCCGATAAGATACCAGAAGCCATGAAGAAGAAAATGAAAGAAATGGGCGCACATATGGATTCATCCAAAGCCATGGAAATGGCAAAAAAAATGGGTGCCGATCCGGAAGCCCTGAAGAAAATGGAAGCAAAAATGAACGCCTCAAAGGGAGATAAGCCGGAAGCGGATAAAACCAAAGGCATGTCGGACATGATGGCCGCCATGGGGAAAAAAACGGCTCAAAAGGAATACAGCAAAGAAGAAATCAACTTTGCCCTTGCACTGACAGAGGTGGAACGCACCATCCGCAACGTAGGCAACTACCAAACGGAACTGACTGCCAGCCCAGAGAAAGAGCTTGCCAGCCTTCTCAATGCCCTCAATGGAGGATACACCGCACCTTCACCGGGTGGTGATCCGATTGCCAATCCCAACACCCTACCCACAGGACGCAACATGTATGCCATCAATGCAGAAGCCACTCCGTCAGAATCGGCTTGGGAAAAAGGAGTTGCACTTGCCAAGCAAACCATTGAAACTTACCAACGCCGCCATAATGACAGTATCCCGCGTAAGGTCAGTTACACGCTCTGGTCCGGCGAGTTTATTGAAACGGGAGGAGCTACCATCGCACAAGTATTGTATATGCTCGGTGTAGAGCCGGTTCGTGATGCATTCGGACGTGTCAGCGATCTGAAGCTGATTCCTTCTGCCGAATTAGGCCGCCCACGCATCGACGTAGTAGTACAGACATCGGGGCAACTACGCGACATTGCGGCCTCCCGCCTTTTTCTGATCAATCGTGCGGTAGAGATGGCTGCAGCTGCCAAAGACGACAAATATGAAAATCTGGTAGCGGCAAGCGTAGTAGAAGCCGAAAAGACACTGACCGAGAAAGGGGTAAGTCCGAAAGATGCCCGTGAAATGGCTGCATTCCGTGTGTTCGGCGGTGCCAACGGAATGTATGGTACGGGCATTCAGGAGATGGTTGAATCCGGTGACCGCTGGGAAGATGAATCAGAGATAGCTGCCACCTATCTTAATAACATGGGTGCTTACTATGGCAGTGAAAAGAACTGGGAAGCCTTCCGGAAATATGCCTTCGAAGCCGCACTGACCCGCACGGACGTAGTGGTTCAGCCTCGTCAAAGCAATACATGGGGCGCATTGAGCCTCGACCATGTCTACGAGTTTATGGGAGGTATGAACCTGGCCGTACGCAACGTGACCGGCAAAGATCCCGATGCTTACCTGAGCGATTATCGCAACCGTAACCACATGCGCATGCAAGAAGTCAAAGAGGCTGTCGGTGTAGAAAGCCGTACCACCATCCTCAACCCCGCTTACATCAAAGAGAAGATGAAAGGCGGCTCTTCCTCTGCTGCGGAATTTGCCGAGACAGTCACCAATACATATGGCTGGAACGTAATGAAACCTACCGCCATCGACAAAGAGCTTTGGGACAACATTTACAATGTATACGTAAAAGACGAATACAACCTGAACGTGAAAGAATTTTTCGAAACACAAAGTCCCGCAGCGCTTGAAGAAATGACTGCCATCATGCTCGAAAGTGCCCGTAAAGGTTTGTGGAAAGCAAGTGCCGAACAGGTTGCCGAACTGGCAAAACTGCATACGGAGACGGTAAATAAGTATCGTCCGTCGTGCTCGGGCTTTGTATGTGACAACGCCAAACTGCGCGAATACATCGCGTCCAAGTCAGACGCTCCGGCTGCCGCACAGTACAAAGAAAATATCTCTAAAATACGCGAAGCGAAAGTTTCGGGCGATGCCAAAGGAATGGTGATGAAGAAAGAAGAGATAAACCGGACACCGGAAGAGCAAAAGACAACCCTGAGCAACATTGCCGTGGGTGCAGCCGTTGTAGTGGTAATACTGGCACTCGTACTCTTTGTCCGTAAACGTCGTAAAACATCAGAATAA
- a CDS encoding MotA/TolQ/ExbB proton channel family protein: MNIISDILYWISTGLLVPDIVLLIVLFGRALLLVGSFYGQYLSIRKTEALLRNELNALTPATVMELADKLPEKSSSLVISYIRQVLQAHESPAQIQRLLANFEIAADKDLAISKTLTKLGPILGLMGTLIPMGPALAGLASGDIASMAYNMQIAFATTVVGLVAGAVGFLTQQVKQRWYLQDMTNLEFLSELLNEKRAAR, translated from the coding sequence ATGAATATTATATCAGACATTTTATATTGGATTTCTACAGGACTACTCGTTCCTGACATCGTATTGCTTATCGTATTATTCGGCCGTGCACTTCTGCTGGTCGGCAGTTTCTACGGACAATATCTCTCAATACGCAAAACCGAGGCACTACTCCGTAACGAACTGAATGCACTCACTCCTGCCACCGTTATGGAACTGGCAGACAAGCTTCCGGAAAAATCATCATCATTAGTCATATCGTACATACGCCAGGTGCTCCAGGCACATGAAAGCCCGGCACAGATACAGAGACTGCTTGCCAACTTTGAGATAGCCGCCGATAAAGATCTGGCTATCTCTAAAACTCTGACAAAGCTCGGACCTATCCTCGGTTTGATGGGTACGCTTATCCCAATGGGACCTGCCCTTGCCGGACTGGCAAGCGGCGACATTGCTTCAATGGCCTATAACATGCAGATTGCTTTTGCCACGACCGTTGTCGGACTGGTAGCAGGCGCCGTAGGTTTCTTGACCCAGCAGGTGAAACAACGCTGGTATCTTCAGGACATGACCAACCTGGAATTCCTTTCTGAATTGTTGAACGAAAAACGTGCGGCCCGATGA
- a CDS encoding DUF2149 domain-containing protein, producing MKRNLLRKEEDADPISVVSNLFDVAMVFAVALMVALVSRYNMTEVFSQEDYTMVKNPGKENMEIITKEGQKINRYTPSEDQQKSGKKGKKVGIAYELDNGEIIYVPEE from the coding sequence ATGAAACGAAACCTACTCAGAAAAGAAGAAGATGCTGACCCGATCAGCGTTGTATCGAACCTGTTCGATGTAGCCATGGTTTTTGCCGTAGCCCTGATGGTAGCTCTTGTCAGCCGCTACAATATGACCGAGGTTTTCTCTCAGGAAGACTACACGATGGTGAAAAATCCGGGAAAAGAAAACATGGAAATTATTACCAAAGAGGGACAGAAAATCAACCGTTATACTCCTTCGGAAGACCAGCAGAAAAGCGGTAAAAAAGGAAAGAAAGTAGGTATCGCCTATGAACTCGATAATGGGGAAATCATCTACGTTCCGGAAGAATAA
- a CDS encoding ribonucleoside-diphosphate reductase subunit alpha yields MEITKRNGTTEPYDREKIAVAIRKSFASTGQEVSNEIIYSVVEEVENFVGKDTANRSVEQIQDKVEQSLMEHGFYAEAKNYILYRWQRTERRKALNSIINELGDGTVMDVLKEIQKDFTTHEYSLVVLYEKFSGFCKQEMPHSERLAALIKAAVELTTQEAPDWEFIAARLLNFQLSKKLEKQAASAGIRSFYDKLRYLTEEGLYGSYILAAYSQQEIEEAAGFICPDRDKLFNYSGLDLLVKRYLIRTRLHEPAESVQEMYLGIALHLAMPEQKERMTWVKKFYDLLSRLEVTMATPTLSNARKPYHQLSSCFIDTVPDSLEGIYRSIDNFAMVSKFGGGMGMYFGKVRAAGGNIRGFKGVAGGVIRWMKLVNDTAVAVDQLGMRQGAVAVYLDVWHKDLPEFLQLRTNNGDDRMKAHDIFPSVCYPDLFWKMAKEDLNQPWYLFCPNEIMTIKGYCLEDYYGEEWEKRYHDCVNDTRLSKRSISIKDIVRLVLRSAVETGTPFTFNRDTVNRANPNAHRGIIYCSNLCTEIAQNMAAIETVSTEIRTEEGDTVVVKTVRPGDFVVCNLASLSLGHLPLEDEEQIKEKVSTVVRALDNVIDLNFYPLPFAQITNQRYRSIGLGVSGYHHALAIRNIRWESEEHLRFVDRVFEQINYAAIEASADLAKEKGRYEYFEGSDWQTGAYFGKRGYTSPEWNRLAAKVAENGMRNAYLLAIAPTSSTSIIAGTTAGTDPVMKRFFLEEKKGAMLPRVAPALSDKTFWLYKDAYTLDQKWSIRAAGTRQLHIDQSQSLNLYITNEFTMRQVLDLYLLAWECGVKTVYYVRSKSLEVEECESCAS; encoded by the coding sequence ATGGAAATAACCAAGAGGAACGGAACGACGGAACCCTATGACAGGGAGAAAATTGCCGTCGCCATACGAAAAAGTTTTGCCAGTACAGGGCAGGAAGTAAGTAACGAAATCATCTATTCGGTGGTAGAAGAGGTGGAGAATTTTGTCGGGAAAGATACCGCAAACCGTAGTGTCGAACAGATACAGGACAAAGTGGAGCAAAGCCTGATGGAACACGGCTTTTATGCCGAGGCCAAAAATTACATACTCTACCGCTGGCAACGGACTGAACGCAGAAAAGCACTCAACAGCATAATAAATGAATTAGGAGACGGAACTGTGATGGATGTCCTGAAAGAGATTCAGAAAGACTTCACCACCCACGAATACAGTCTCGTTGTACTCTATGAAAAATTTTCAGGGTTTTGCAAACAGGAAATGCCACATTCCGAACGTTTGGCAGCATTGATTAAGGCTGCCGTGGAACTGACCACTCAGGAAGCACCTGACTGGGAGTTTATCGCGGCCCGTCTACTCAATTTCCAACTATCGAAGAAACTGGAAAAGCAGGCGGCATCGGCAGGCATCCGTTCGTTTTACGACAAACTGCGCTATCTGACGGAAGAAGGACTATACGGTAGTTACATACTGGCGGCCTACTCGCAACAGGAGATTGAAGAAGCAGCCGGATTTATCTGCCCTGACAGGGACAAACTATTTAATTATTCCGGACTGGATCTGCTTGTCAAACGCTACTTGATCCGTACCCGACTCCATGAACCGGCAGAGTCCGTACAAGAAATGTATCTGGGTATCGCCCTCCATCTGGCTATGCCCGAACAGAAAGAACGGATGACTTGGGTGAAAAAATTCTACGACTTACTAAGTCGTTTGGAGGTGACAATGGCCACTCCTACCCTCTCGAATGCCCGGAAACCTTATCATCAACTTTCAAGTTGTTTCATCGATACGGTACCCGACAGTTTAGAAGGTATCTACCGCAGTATCGATAACTTTGCCATGGTAAGCAAATTTGGTGGCGGCATGGGAATGTACTTTGGCAAAGTACGTGCGGCAGGAGGAAATATACGGGGTTTTAAAGGTGTAGCAGGAGGAGTAATTCGATGGATGAAGCTTGTGAACGATACGGCTGTAGCTGTTGATCAGTTGGGTATGCGTCAAGGTGCCGTCGCTGTCTATCTGGATGTATGGCACAAAGACCTGCCGGAATTCTTACAATTGCGGACCAACAACGGAGATGACCGGATGAAAGCTCACGATATTTTTCCTTCGGTATGTTATCCGGACCTGTTTTGGAAAATGGCTAAGGAAGACCTTAACCAACCATGGTACTTATTCTGCCCTAACGAGATTATGACAATCAAAGGGTATTGCCTAGAAGATTATTACGGAGAAGAATGGGAAAAGAGATACCATGACTGTGTAAACGATACCCGACTTTCCAAAAGAAGTATAAGCATTAAAGACATTGTCAGATTGGTGTTGCGATCGGCAGTCGAAACAGGTACTCCCTTCACCTTCAACCGTGACACAGTGAACCGGGCCAACCCCAATGCTCACCGGGGCATCATTTACTGTTCGAATCTTTGTACGGAAATAGCACAAAATATGGCAGCTATCGAAACGGTATCCACCGAGATACGTACGGAAGAGGGTGACACAGTAGTGGTGAAGACGGTACGGCCCGGCGACTTTGTAGTTTGCAATCTTGCCAGCCTCTCGCTGGGGCATCTCCCATTGGAGGACGAAGAACAGATAAAGGAGAAAGTAAGCACCGTAGTGCGTGCTCTCGACAATGTTATCGACCTGAATTTCTATCCACTCCCTTTTGCGCAAATCACCAACCAGCGTTACCGCAGTATCGGACTGGGAGTAAGCGGTTATCACCACGCACTTGCCATACGCAATATCCGCTGGGAAAGCGAAGAACATCTCCGGTTTGTAGACCGAGTATTCGAACAGATTAATTATGCAGCCATCGAAGCCAGTGCCGACCTGGCAAAAGAAAAAGGACGCTATGAATACTTCGAAGGAAGCGACTGGCAAACGGGAGCATACTTTGGCAAACGGGGATATACTTCCCCCGAATGGAATCGGCTGGCAGCCAAAGTAGCGGAAAACGGTATGCGAAACGCCTATCTTCTCGCTATTGCACCGACCAGCAGTACCAGTATCATCGCGGGAACCACTGCCGGTACCGATCCTGTAATGAAACGTTTCTTCCTTGAAGAGAAAAAAGGAGCCATGCTGCCACGTGTGGCACCGGCACTGTCAGACAAAACCTTCTGGTTATATAAAGATGCCTATACACTCGACCAAAAATGGAGTATCCGTGCGGCAGGCACCCGGCAGTTGCACATCGACCAGTCTCAAAGCCTAAACCTGTATATCACCAATGAATTTACCATGCGACAAGTACTCGATCTCTACTTACTGGCATGGGAATGTGGAGTAAAAACGGTATATTACGTTCGCAGTAAATCATTGGAAGTGGAAGAATGCGAAAGCTGTGCATCTTAA